From Bordetella flabilis, the proteins below share one genomic window:
- a CDS encoding metal-dependent hydrolase family protein — MTSILFQNATLLDPALPDLQEGMHVLVEGGAVKEVSDRPLQSSSARAIDLRGRTLMPGLIDLHVHVLATQLNLSTQGVLPDALVMMRAVPIMAAMLRRGFTTVRDAGGAGWGLKCAVEEGTVVGPRLFISGHAISQTGGHGDPRPRSDHLRPMSFCGCCFRAGDIGRVADGVDEVRKAVRQELQMGADQIKIMASGGVASPTDPIAAFGYAEDEIRAIVAEAAGRQTYVMAHAYTAQAISRAVANGVRTIEHGNLVDEAAAALMAERGAYVVPTLITYEALANEGADYGLPADSVAKIATVRTAGLHSLEIYKRAGVKMGYGSDLLGPSQRLQSDEFRLRAQVLTPREVIQSATTIAAEVLNMRDRLGRIVPGAMADMLVVDGNPYRDVSCLLGQGDHIGLVMKDGKIFHDALAA, encoded by the coding sequence ATGACTTCCATCCTGTTCCAGAACGCGACCTTGCTCGACCCGGCCTTGCCCGACCTGCAGGAGGGTATGCATGTGCTCGTGGAAGGCGGCGCCGTCAAGGAGGTCTCCGACCGGCCGCTGCAGTCGTCCAGCGCGCGCGCCATCGACCTGCGTGGCCGTACCTTGATGCCTGGCCTGATCGACCTGCACGTCCACGTGCTGGCCACCCAGTTGAACCTGAGTACGCAAGGCGTGTTGCCCGATGCGCTGGTGATGATGCGCGCCGTGCCCATCATGGCGGCCATGCTGCGCCGGGGTTTCACGACCGTGCGTGACGCCGGCGGCGCGGGCTGGGGCCTGAAGTGCGCGGTGGAGGAAGGCACGGTCGTGGGGCCGCGGCTGTTCATCTCCGGGCACGCCATCAGCCAGACCGGGGGCCATGGCGATCCACGGCCGCGCTCCGACCACCTGCGGCCCATGAGCTTCTGCGGCTGCTGCTTTCGCGCCGGCGACATCGGCCGCGTGGCCGACGGAGTCGACGAGGTGCGCAAGGCTGTGCGCCAGGAATTGCAGATGGGCGCGGACCAGATCAAGATCATGGCTTCGGGCGGCGTGGCTTCGCCGACCGACCCCATCGCCGCCTTCGGCTATGCCGAGGACGAGATCCGCGCCATCGTCGCCGAGGCCGCAGGCCGCCAGACCTATGTGATGGCGCACGCCTACACCGCCCAGGCGATCTCGCGCGCCGTCGCCAATGGCGTACGCACCATCGAGCATGGCAACCTGGTGGACGAGGCGGCCGCCGCCCTGATGGCCGAGCGCGGCGCCTACGTGGTGCCCACGCTGATCACCTACGAGGCCTTGGCCAACGAGGGCGCCGACTATGGCCTGCCGGCCGACAGCGTGGCCAAGATCGCCACGGTGCGCACCGCGGGCCTGCATTCGCTGGAAATCTACAAGCGCGCGGGCGTGAAGATGGGCTATGGCTCCGATCTGCTGGGTCCTTCGCAGCGGCTGCAAAGCGACGAGTTCCGGCTGCGTGCGCAGGTGCTGACGCCGCGCGAGGTCATCCAGAGCGCCACCACGATCGCGGCGGAGGTCTTGAACATGCGGGATCGGCTGGGACGCATCGTGCCGGGGGCCATGGCGGACATGCTGGTGGTGGATGGCAACCCTTACCGCGACGTGTCCTGCCTGCTGGGGCAGGGTGACCATATCGGGCTGGTCATGAAGGACGGGAAGATCTTCCATGACGCATTGGCGGCCTGA